In Lutra lutra chromosome 6, mLutLut1.2, whole genome shotgun sequence, the following are encoded in one genomic region:
- the TFAP2A gene encoding transcription factor AP-2-alpha isoform X9: MPGGDPSPGAPSRDVHTCQNGGLAGPPRRHQQRDGAVAPAGHCSLNPLHAQPQPQHPGWPGQRQSQESGLLHTHRGLPHQLSGLDPRRDYRRHEDLLHGPHGLSSGLGDLPIHSLPHAIEDVPHVEDPGINIPDQTVIKKGPVSLSKSNSNAVSAIPINKDNLFGGVVNPNEVFCSVPGRLSLLSSTSKYKVTVAEVQRRLSPPECLNASLLGGVLRRAKSKNGGRSLREKLDKIGLNLPAGRRKAANVTLLTSLVEGEAVHLARDFGYVCETEFPAKAVAEFLNRQHSDPNEQVTRKNMLLATKQICKEFTDLLAQDRSPLGNSRPNPILEPGIQSCLTHFNLISHGFGSPAVCAAVTALQNYLTEALKAMDKMYLSNNPNSHTDNSAKSSDKEEKHRK; encoded by the exons ATGCCCGGCGGGGATCCATCGCCTGGAGCGCCGAGCCGCGATGTCCATACTTGCCAAAATGGGGGACTGGCAG gaCCGCCACGACGGCACCAGCAACGGGACGGCGCGGTTGCCCCAGCTGGGCACTGTAG CCTGAACCCCTTGCACGCCCAGCCGCAGCCGCAGCACCCGGGCTGGCCCGgccagaggcagagccaggagtcTGGGCTCCTGCACACGCACCGGGGGCTGCCCCACCAGCTTTCGGGCCTGGATCCTCGCAGGGACTACCGGCGGCACGAAGACCTCCTGCACGGCCCACACGGGCTTAGCTCAGGACTCGGAGACCTCCCGATCCACTCCTTACCTCACGCCATCGAGGACGTCCCG CATGTAGAAGACCCGGGTATTAACATCCCAGATCAAACTGTAATTAAGAAAG GCCCCGTGTCCCTGTCCAAGTCCAACAGCAACGCCGTCTCCGCCATCCCCATAAACAAGGACAACCTCTTCGGCGGCGTCGTGAACCCCAACGAAGTCTTCTGTTCAGTTCCGGGTCGTCTCTCGCTCCTCAGCTCCACCTCGAAGTACAAGGTCACGGTGGCGGAAGTACAGCGGCGCCTCTCACCGCCGGAGTGTCTCAACGCTTCGCTGCTGGGCGGAGTGCTGCGGAG GGCGAAGTCTAAAAATGGAGGAAgatctttaagagaaaaactggacaaaataggATTAAATCTGCCAGCAGGGAGACGTAAAGCTGCCAATGTCACCCTGCTCACGTCACTAGTGGAGG GAGAAGCAGTCCACCTAGCCCGGGACTTTGGGTACGTGTGTGAAACTGAATTTCCTGCCAAAGCAGTAGCTGAATTTCTCAACCGACAACATTCCGATCCCAATGAGCAAGTGACAAGAAAAAACATGCTTCTGGCTACAAA ACAGATATGCAAAGAGTTCACTGACCTGCTGGCTCAGGACCGATCTCCCCTGGGGAACTCGCGGCCGAACCCCATCCTGGAGCCAGGCATCCAAAGCTGCTTGACCCACTTCAACCTCATCTCCCACGGCTTCGGCAGCCCAGCGGTGTGCGCCGCGGTCACAGCCCTGCAGAACTATCTCACCGAGGCCCTCAAGGCCATGGACAAAATGTACCTCAGCAACAACCCCAACAGCCACACGGACAACAGCGCCAAAAGCAGTGACAAAGAGGAGAAACACAGAAAGTGA
- the TFAP2A gene encoding transcription factor AP-2-alpha isoform X4 has product MSILAKMGDWQDRHDGTSNGTARLPQLGTVGQSPYTSAPPLSHTPNADFQPPYFPPPYQPIYPQSQDPYSHVNDPYSLNPLHAQPQPQHPGWPGQRQSQESGLLHTHRGLPHQLSGLDPRRDYRRHEDLLHGPHGLSSGLGDLPIHSLPHAIEDVPHVEDPGINIPDQTVIKKGPVSLSKSNSNAVSAIPINKDNLFGGVVNPNEVFCSVPGRLSLLSSTSKYKVTVAEVQRRLSPPECLNASLLGGVLRRAKSKNGGRSLREKLDKIGLNLPAGRRKAANVTLLTSLVEGEAVHLARDFGYVCETEFPAKAVAEFLNRQHSDPNEQVTRKNMLLATKQICKEFTDLLAQDRSPLGNSRPNPILEPGIQSCLTHFNLISHGFGSPAVCAAVTALQNYLTEALKAMDKMYLSNNPNSHTDNSAKSSDKEEKHRK; this is encoded by the exons ATGTCCATACTTGCCAAAATGGGGGACTGGCAG gaCCGCCACGACGGCACCAGCAACGGGACGGCGCGGTTGCCCCAGCTGGGCACTGTAGGTCAATCTCCCTACACGAGCGCCCCGCCGCTGTCCCACACCCCCAATGCCGACTTCCAGCCCCCCTACTTCCCCCCGCCCTACCAGCCTATCTACCCCCAGTCGCAAGATCCTTACTCCCACGTCAACGACCCCTACAGCCTGAACCCCTTGCACGCCCAGCCGCAGCCGCAGCACCCGGGCTGGCCCGgccagaggcagagccaggagtcTGGGCTCCTGCACACGCACCGGGGGCTGCCCCACCAGCTTTCGGGCCTGGATCCTCGCAGGGACTACCGGCGGCACGAAGACCTCCTGCACGGCCCACACGGGCTTAGCTCAGGACTCGGAGACCTCCCGATCCACTCCTTACCTCACGCCATCGAGGACGTCCCG CATGTAGAAGACCCGGGTATTAACATCCCAGATCAAACTGTAATTAAGAAAG GCCCCGTGTCCCTGTCCAAGTCCAACAGCAACGCCGTCTCCGCCATCCCCATAAACAAGGACAACCTCTTCGGCGGCGTCGTGAACCCCAACGAAGTCTTCTGTTCAGTTCCGGGTCGTCTCTCGCTCCTCAGCTCCACCTCGAAGTACAAGGTCACGGTGGCGGAAGTACAGCGGCGCCTCTCACCGCCGGAGTGTCTCAACGCTTCGCTGCTGGGCGGAGTGCTGCGGAG GGCGAAGTCTAAAAATGGAGGAAgatctttaagagaaaaactggacaaaataggATTAAATCTGCCAGCAGGGAGACGTAAAGCTGCCAATGTCACCCTGCTCACGTCACTAGTGGAGG GAGAAGCAGTCCACCTAGCCCGGGACTTTGGGTACGTGTGTGAAACTGAATTTCCTGCCAAAGCAGTAGCTGAATTTCTCAACCGACAACATTCCGATCCCAATGAGCAAGTGACAAGAAAAAACATGCTTCTGGCTACAAA ACAGATATGCAAAGAGTTCACTGACCTGCTGGCTCAGGACCGATCTCCCCTGGGGAACTCGCGGCCGAACCCCATCCTGGAGCCAGGCATCCAAAGCTGCTTGACCCACTTCAACCTCATCTCCCACGGCTTCGGCAGCCCAGCGGTGTGCGCCGCGGTCACAGCCCTGCAGAACTATCTCACCGAGGCCCTCAAGGCCATGGACAAAATGTACCTCAGCAACAACCCCAACAGCCACACGGACAACAGCGCCAAAAGCAGTGACAAAGAGGAGAAACACAGAAAGTGA
- the TFAP2A gene encoding transcription factor AP-2-alpha isoform X14, translating to MSILAKMGDWQDRHDGTSNGTARLPQLGTPQPQHPGWPGQRQSQESGLLHTHRGLPHQLSGLDPRRDYRRHEDLLHGPHGLSSGLGDLPIHSLPHAIEDVPHVEDPGINIPDQTVIKKGPVSLSKSNSNAVSAIPINKDNLFGGVVNPNEVFCSVPGRLSLLSSTSKYKVTVAEVQRRLSPPECLNASLLGGVLRRAKSKNGGRSLREKLDKIGLNLPAGRRKAANVTLLTSLVEGEAVHLARDFGYVCETEFPAKAVAEFLNRQHSDPNEQVTRKNMLLATKQICKEFTDLLAQDRSPLGNSRPNPILEPGIQSCLTHFNLISHGFGSPAVCAAVTALQNYLTEALKAMDKMYLSNNPNSHTDNSAKSSDKEEKHRK from the exons ATGTCCATACTTGCCAAAATGGGGGACTGGCAG gaCCGCCACGACGGCACCAGCAACGGGACGGCGCGGTTGCCCCAGCTGGGCACT CCGCAGCCGCAGCACCCGGGCTGGCCCGgccagaggcagagccaggagtcTGGGCTCCTGCACACGCACCGGGGGCTGCCCCACCAGCTTTCGGGCCTGGATCCTCGCAGGGACTACCGGCGGCACGAAGACCTCCTGCACGGCCCACACGGGCTTAGCTCAGGACTCGGAGACCTCCCGATCCACTCCTTACCTCACGCCATCGAGGACGTCCCG CATGTAGAAGACCCGGGTATTAACATCCCAGATCAAACTGTAATTAAGAAAG GCCCCGTGTCCCTGTCCAAGTCCAACAGCAACGCCGTCTCCGCCATCCCCATAAACAAGGACAACCTCTTCGGCGGCGTCGTGAACCCCAACGAAGTCTTCTGTTCAGTTCCGGGTCGTCTCTCGCTCCTCAGCTCCACCTCGAAGTACAAGGTCACGGTGGCGGAAGTACAGCGGCGCCTCTCACCGCCGGAGTGTCTCAACGCTTCGCTGCTGGGCGGAGTGCTGCGGAG GGCGAAGTCTAAAAATGGAGGAAgatctttaagagaaaaactggacaaaataggATTAAATCTGCCAGCAGGGAGACGTAAAGCTGCCAATGTCACCCTGCTCACGTCACTAGTGGAGG GAGAAGCAGTCCACCTAGCCCGGGACTTTGGGTACGTGTGTGAAACTGAATTTCCTGCCAAAGCAGTAGCTGAATTTCTCAACCGACAACATTCCGATCCCAATGAGCAAGTGACAAGAAAAAACATGCTTCTGGCTACAAA ACAGATATGCAAAGAGTTCACTGACCTGCTGGCTCAGGACCGATCTCCCCTGGGGAACTCGCGGCCGAACCCCATCCTGGAGCCAGGCATCCAAAGCTGCTTGACCCACTTCAACCTCATCTCCCACGGCTTCGGCAGCCCAGCGGTGTGCGCCGCGGTCACAGCCCTGCAGAACTATCTCACCGAGGCCCTCAAGGCCATGGACAAAATGTACCTCAGCAACAACCCCAACAGCCACACGGACAACAGCGCCAAAAGCAGTGACAAAGAGGAGAAACACAGAAAGTGA
- the TFAP2A gene encoding transcription factor AP-2-alpha isoform X13, protein MKMLWKLTDNIKYEDCEDRHDGTSNGTARLPQLGTPQPQHPGWPGQRQSQESGLLHTHRGLPHQLSGLDPRRDYRRHEDLLHGPHGLSSGLGDLPIHSLPHAIEDVPHVEDPGINIPDQTVIKKGPVSLSKSNSNAVSAIPINKDNLFGGVVNPNEVFCSVPGRLSLLSSTSKYKVTVAEVQRRLSPPECLNASLLGGVLRRAKSKNGGRSLREKLDKIGLNLPAGRRKAANVTLLTSLVEGEAVHLARDFGYVCETEFPAKAVAEFLNRQHSDPNEQVTRKNMLLATKQICKEFTDLLAQDRSPLGNSRPNPILEPGIQSCLTHFNLISHGFGSPAVCAAVTALQNYLTEALKAMDKMYLSNNPNSHTDNSAKSSDKEEKHRK, encoded by the exons ATGAAAATGCTTTGGAAACTGACGGATAATATCAAGTACGAGGACTGCGAG gaCCGCCACGACGGCACCAGCAACGGGACGGCGCGGTTGCCCCAGCTGGGCACT CCGCAGCCGCAGCACCCGGGCTGGCCCGgccagaggcagagccaggagtcTGGGCTCCTGCACACGCACCGGGGGCTGCCCCACCAGCTTTCGGGCCTGGATCCTCGCAGGGACTACCGGCGGCACGAAGACCTCCTGCACGGCCCACACGGGCTTAGCTCAGGACTCGGAGACCTCCCGATCCACTCCTTACCTCACGCCATCGAGGACGTCCCG CATGTAGAAGACCCGGGTATTAACATCCCAGATCAAACTGTAATTAAGAAAG GCCCCGTGTCCCTGTCCAAGTCCAACAGCAACGCCGTCTCCGCCATCCCCATAAACAAGGACAACCTCTTCGGCGGCGTCGTGAACCCCAACGAAGTCTTCTGTTCAGTTCCGGGTCGTCTCTCGCTCCTCAGCTCCACCTCGAAGTACAAGGTCACGGTGGCGGAAGTACAGCGGCGCCTCTCACCGCCGGAGTGTCTCAACGCTTCGCTGCTGGGCGGAGTGCTGCGGAG GGCGAAGTCTAAAAATGGAGGAAgatctttaagagaaaaactggacaaaataggATTAAATCTGCCAGCAGGGAGACGTAAAGCTGCCAATGTCACCCTGCTCACGTCACTAGTGGAGG GAGAAGCAGTCCACCTAGCCCGGGACTTTGGGTACGTGTGTGAAACTGAATTTCCTGCCAAAGCAGTAGCTGAATTTCTCAACCGACAACATTCCGATCCCAATGAGCAAGTGACAAGAAAAAACATGCTTCTGGCTACAAA ACAGATATGCAAAGAGTTCACTGACCTGCTGGCTCAGGACCGATCTCCCCTGGGGAACTCGCGGCCGAACCCCATCCTGGAGCCAGGCATCCAAAGCTGCTTGACCCACTTCAACCTCATCTCCCACGGCTTCGGCAGCCCAGCGGTGTGCGCCGCGGTCACAGCCCTGCAGAACTATCTCACCGAGGCCCTCAAGGCCATGGACAAAATGTACCTCAGCAACAACCCCAACAGCCACACGGACAACAGCGCCAAAAGCAGTGACAAAGAGGAGAAACACAGAAAGTGA
- the TFAP2A gene encoding transcription factor AP-2-alpha isoform X3, with protein MKMLWKLTDNIKYEDCEDRHDGTSNGTARLPQLGTVGQSPYTSAPPLSHTPNADFQPPYFPPPYQPIYPQSQDPYSHVNDPYSLNPLHAQPQPQHPGWPGQRQSQESGLLHTHRGLPHQLSGLDPRRDYRRHEDLLHGPHGLSSGLGDLPIHSLPHAIEDVPHVEDPGINIPDQTVIKKGPVSLSKSNSNAVSAIPINKDNLFGGVVNPNEVFCSVPGRLSLLSSTSKYKVTVAEVQRRLSPPECLNASLLGGVLRRAKSKNGGRSLREKLDKIGLNLPAGRRKAANVTLLTSLVEGEAVHLARDFGYVCETEFPAKAVAEFLNRQHSDPNEQVTRKNMLLATKQICKEFTDLLAQDRSPLGNSRPNPILEPGIQSCLTHFNLISHGFGSPAVCAAVTALQNYLTEALKAMDKMYLSNNPNSHTDNSAKSSDKEEKHRK; from the exons ATGAAAATGCTTTGGAAACTGACGGATAATATCAAGTACGAGGACTGCGAG gaCCGCCACGACGGCACCAGCAACGGGACGGCGCGGTTGCCCCAGCTGGGCACTGTAGGTCAATCTCCCTACACGAGCGCCCCGCCGCTGTCCCACACCCCCAATGCCGACTTCCAGCCCCCCTACTTCCCCCCGCCCTACCAGCCTATCTACCCCCAGTCGCAAGATCCTTACTCCCACGTCAACGACCCCTACAGCCTGAACCCCTTGCACGCCCAGCCGCAGCCGCAGCACCCGGGCTGGCCCGgccagaggcagagccaggagtcTGGGCTCCTGCACACGCACCGGGGGCTGCCCCACCAGCTTTCGGGCCTGGATCCTCGCAGGGACTACCGGCGGCACGAAGACCTCCTGCACGGCCCACACGGGCTTAGCTCAGGACTCGGAGACCTCCCGATCCACTCCTTACCTCACGCCATCGAGGACGTCCCG CATGTAGAAGACCCGGGTATTAACATCCCAGATCAAACTGTAATTAAGAAAG GCCCCGTGTCCCTGTCCAAGTCCAACAGCAACGCCGTCTCCGCCATCCCCATAAACAAGGACAACCTCTTCGGCGGCGTCGTGAACCCCAACGAAGTCTTCTGTTCAGTTCCGGGTCGTCTCTCGCTCCTCAGCTCCACCTCGAAGTACAAGGTCACGGTGGCGGAAGTACAGCGGCGCCTCTCACCGCCGGAGTGTCTCAACGCTTCGCTGCTGGGCGGAGTGCTGCGGAG GGCGAAGTCTAAAAATGGAGGAAgatctttaagagaaaaactggacaaaataggATTAAATCTGCCAGCAGGGAGACGTAAAGCTGCCAATGTCACCCTGCTCACGTCACTAGTGGAGG GAGAAGCAGTCCACCTAGCCCGGGACTTTGGGTACGTGTGTGAAACTGAATTTCCTGCCAAAGCAGTAGCTGAATTTCTCAACCGACAACATTCCGATCCCAATGAGCAAGTGACAAGAAAAAACATGCTTCTGGCTACAAA ACAGATATGCAAAGAGTTCACTGACCTGCTGGCTCAGGACCGATCTCCCCTGGGGAACTCGCGGCCGAACCCCATCCTGGAGCCAGGCATCCAAAGCTGCTTGACCCACTTCAACCTCATCTCCCACGGCTTCGGCAGCCCAGCGGTGTGCGCCGCGGTCACAGCCCTGCAGAACTATCTCACCGAGGCCCTCAAGGCCATGGACAAAATGTACCTCAGCAACAACCCCAACAGCCACACGGACAACAGCGCCAAAAGCAGTGACAAAGAGGAGAAACACAGAAAGTGA
- the TFAP2A gene encoding transcription factor AP-2-alpha isoform X16: protein MKMLWKLTDNIKYEDCEDRHDGTSNGTARLPQLGTVGQSPYTSAPPLSHTPNADFQPPYFPPPYQPIYPQSQDPYSHVNDPYSLNPLHAQPQPQHPGWPGQRQSQESGLLHTHRGLPHQLSGLDPRRDYRRHEDLLHGPHGLSSGLGDLPIHSLPHAIEDVPHVEDPGINIPDQTVIKKGPVSLSKSNSNAVSAIPINKDNLFGGVVNPNEVFCSVPGRLSLLSSTSKYKVTVAEVQRRLSPPECLNASLLGGVLRRAKSKNGGRSLREKLDKIGLNLPAGRRKAANVTLLTSLVEGEAVHLARDFGYVCETEFPAKAVAEFLNRQHSDPNEQVTRKNMLLATKYAKSSLTCWLRTDLPWGTRGRTPSWSQASKAA, encoded by the exons ATGAAAATGCTTTGGAAACTGACGGATAATATCAAGTACGAGGACTGCGAG gaCCGCCACGACGGCACCAGCAACGGGACGGCGCGGTTGCCCCAGCTGGGCACTGTAGGTCAATCTCCCTACACGAGCGCCCCGCCGCTGTCCCACACCCCCAATGCCGACTTCCAGCCCCCCTACTTCCCCCCGCCCTACCAGCCTATCTACCCCCAGTCGCAAGATCCTTACTCCCACGTCAACGACCCCTACAGCCTGAACCCCTTGCACGCCCAGCCGCAGCCGCAGCACCCGGGCTGGCCCGgccagaggcagagccaggagtcTGGGCTCCTGCACACGCACCGGGGGCTGCCCCACCAGCTTTCGGGCCTGGATCCTCGCAGGGACTACCGGCGGCACGAAGACCTCCTGCACGGCCCACACGGGCTTAGCTCAGGACTCGGAGACCTCCCGATCCACTCCTTACCTCACGCCATCGAGGACGTCCCG CATGTAGAAGACCCGGGTATTAACATCCCAGATCAAACTGTAATTAAGAAAG GCCCCGTGTCCCTGTCCAAGTCCAACAGCAACGCCGTCTCCGCCATCCCCATAAACAAGGACAACCTCTTCGGCGGCGTCGTGAACCCCAACGAAGTCTTCTGTTCAGTTCCGGGTCGTCTCTCGCTCCTCAGCTCCACCTCGAAGTACAAGGTCACGGTGGCGGAAGTACAGCGGCGCCTCTCACCGCCGGAGTGTCTCAACGCTTCGCTGCTGGGCGGAGTGCTGCGGAG GGCGAAGTCTAAAAATGGAGGAAgatctttaagagaaaaactggacaaaataggATTAAATCTGCCAGCAGGGAGACGTAAAGCTGCCAATGTCACCCTGCTCACGTCACTAGTGGAGG GAGAAGCAGTCCACCTAGCCCGGGACTTTGGGTACGTGTGTGAAACTGAATTTCCTGCCAAAGCAGTAGCTGAATTTCTCAACCGACAACATTCCGATCCCAATGAGCAAGTGACAAGAAAAAACATGCTTCTGGCTACAAA ATATGCAAAGAGTTCACTGACCTGCTGGCTCAGGACCGATCTCCCCTGGGGAACTCGCGGCCGAACCCCATCCTGGAGCCAGGCATCCAAAGCTGCTTGA
- the TFAP2A gene encoding transcription factor AP-2-alpha isoform X8, whose product MSGAEVCAGAAAWVSSSLEIRTRVCVNGPPRRHQQRDGAVAPAGHCSLNPLHAQPQPQHPGWPGQRQSQESGLLHTHRGLPHQLSGLDPRRDYRRHEDLLHGPHGLSSGLGDLPIHSLPHAIEDVPHVEDPGINIPDQTVIKKGPVSLSKSNSNAVSAIPINKDNLFGGVVNPNEVFCSVPGRLSLLSSTSKYKVTVAEVQRRLSPPECLNASLLGGVLRRAKSKNGGRSLREKLDKIGLNLPAGRRKAANVTLLTSLVEGEAVHLARDFGYVCETEFPAKAVAEFLNRQHSDPNEQVTRKNMLLATKQICKEFTDLLAQDRSPLGNSRPNPILEPGIQSCLTHFNLISHGFGSPAVCAAVTALQNYLTEALKAMDKMYLSNNPNSHTDNSAKSSDKEEKHRK is encoded by the exons ATGTCTGGAGCAGAGGTCTGTGCGGGCGCAGCAGCGTGGGTCTCGTCTTCACTTGAAATCAGAACCCGGGTTTGTGTGAACG gaCCGCCACGACGGCACCAGCAACGGGACGGCGCGGTTGCCCCAGCTGGGCACTGTAG CCTGAACCCCTTGCACGCCCAGCCGCAGCCGCAGCACCCGGGCTGGCCCGgccagaggcagagccaggagtcTGGGCTCCTGCACACGCACCGGGGGCTGCCCCACCAGCTTTCGGGCCTGGATCCTCGCAGGGACTACCGGCGGCACGAAGACCTCCTGCACGGCCCACACGGGCTTAGCTCAGGACTCGGAGACCTCCCGATCCACTCCTTACCTCACGCCATCGAGGACGTCCCG CATGTAGAAGACCCGGGTATTAACATCCCAGATCAAACTGTAATTAAGAAAG GCCCCGTGTCCCTGTCCAAGTCCAACAGCAACGCCGTCTCCGCCATCCCCATAAACAAGGACAACCTCTTCGGCGGCGTCGTGAACCCCAACGAAGTCTTCTGTTCAGTTCCGGGTCGTCTCTCGCTCCTCAGCTCCACCTCGAAGTACAAGGTCACGGTGGCGGAAGTACAGCGGCGCCTCTCACCGCCGGAGTGTCTCAACGCTTCGCTGCTGGGCGGAGTGCTGCGGAG GGCGAAGTCTAAAAATGGAGGAAgatctttaagagaaaaactggacaaaataggATTAAATCTGCCAGCAGGGAGACGTAAAGCTGCCAATGTCACCCTGCTCACGTCACTAGTGGAGG GAGAAGCAGTCCACCTAGCCCGGGACTTTGGGTACGTGTGTGAAACTGAATTTCCTGCCAAAGCAGTAGCTGAATTTCTCAACCGACAACATTCCGATCCCAATGAGCAAGTGACAAGAAAAAACATGCTTCTGGCTACAAA ACAGATATGCAAAGAGTTCACTGACCTGCTGGCTCAGGACCGATCTCCCCTGGGGAACTCGCGGCCGAACCCCATCCTGGAGCCAGGCATCCAAAGCTGCTTGACCCACTTCAACCTCATCTCCCACGGCTTCGGCAGCCCAGCGGTGTGCGCCGCGGTCACAGCCCTGCAGAACTATCTCACCGAGGCCCTCAAGGCCATGGACAAAATGTACCTCAGCAACAACCCCAACAGCCACACGGACAACAGCGCCAAAAGCAGTGACAAAGAGGAGAAACACAGAAAGTGA
- the TFAP2A gene encoding transcription factor AP-2-alpha isoform X12: protein MSGLCRDTQEARTATTAPATGRRGCPSWALLNPLHAQPQPQHPGWPGQRQSQESGLLHTHRGLPHQLSGLDPRRDYRRHEDLLHGPHGLSSGLGDLPIHSLPHAIEDVPHVEDPGINIPDQTVIKKGPVSLSKSNSNAVSAIPINKDNLFGGVVNPNEVFCSVPGRLSLLSSTSKYKVTVAEVQRRLSPPECLNASLLGGVLRRAKSKNGGRSLREKLDKIGLNLPAGRRKAANVTLLTSLVEGEAVHLARDFGYVCETEFPAKAVAEFLNRQHSDPNEQVTRKNMLLATKQICKEFTDLLAQDRSPLGNSRPNPILEPGIQSCLTHFNLISHGFGSPAVCAAVTALQNYLTEALKAMDKMYLSNNPNSHTDNSAKSSDKEEKHRK, encoded by the exons ATGTCGGGGCTCTGCAGGGACACGCAGGAGGCGAG gaCCGCCACGACGGCACCAGCAACGGGACGGCGCGGTTGCCCCAGCTGGGCACT CCTGAACCCCTTGCACGCCCAGCCGCAGCCGCAGCACCCGGGCTGGCCCGgccagaggcagagccaggagtcTGGGCTCCTGCACACGCACCGGGGGCTGCCCCACCAGCTTTCGGGCCTGGATCCTCGCAGGGACTACCGGCGGCACGAAGACCTCCTGCACGGCCCACACGGGCTTAGCTCAGGACTCGGAGACCTCCCGATCCACTCCTTACCTCACGCCATCGAGGACGTCCCG CATGTAGAAGACCCGGGTATTAACATCCCAGATCAAACTGTAATTAAGAAAG GCCCCGTGTCCCTGTCCAAGTCCAACAGCAACGCCGTCTCCGCCATCCCCATAAACAAGGACAACCTCTTCGGCGGCGTCGTGAACCCCAACGAAGTCTTCTGTTCAGTTCCGGGTCGTCTCTCGCTCCTCAGCTCCACCTCGAAGTACAAGGTCACGGTGGCGGAAGTACAGCGGCGCCTCTCACCGCCGGAGTGTCTCAACGCTTCGCTGCTGGGCGGAGTGCTGCGGAG GGCGAAGTCTAAAAATGGAGGAAgatctttaagagaaaaactggacaaaataggATTAAATCTGCCAGCAGGGAGACGTAAAGCTGCCAATGTCACCCTGCTCACGTCACTAGTGGAGG GAGAAGCAGTCCACCTAGCCCGGGACTTTGGGTACGTGTGTGAAACTGAATTTCCTGCCAAAGCAGTAGCTGAATTTCTCAACCGACAACATTCCGATCCCAATGAGCAAGTGACAAGAAAAAACATGCTTCTGGCTACAAA ACAGATATGCAAAGAGTTCACTGACCTGCTGGCTCAGGACCGATCTCCCCTGGGGAACTCGCGGCCGAACCCCATCCTGGAGCCAGGCATCCAAAGCTGCTTGACCCACTTCAACCTCATCTCCCACGGCTTCGGCAGCCCAGCGGTGTGCGCCGCGGTCACAGCCCTGCAGAACTATCTCACCGAGGCCCTCAAGGCCATGGACAAAATGTACCTCAGCAACAACCCCAACAGCCACACGGACAACAGCGCCAAAAGCAGTGACAAAGAGGAGAAACACAGAAAGTGA